CAAGCGACGGCTTGAAACTGGCGTTGAACGTAGGCGCTATGCTAATCGCGTTCCTCGCCTTACTGGCCATGGCTAATGGCCTATTGGGTTGGGTGGGCGACCAGTTTTACGATCTGACGAATTATCTGTTTCAGCTACCCCGCGGAACAACTTGGAGCCTAGAATTATTCTTTGGCTATGCATTCGCGCCGTTCGCCTGGGTCATGGGAATCCCTACCGAAGACTGCCGCAAGGCAGGCGAATTGCTGGGGGTCAAGATGGTTGCCAACGAGTTCCTGGCTTATGACGGTCTCGGCAAATGGGCGAAAGAAACGGGTGAAGCGGCCCCCAATCCACGTTCGATTGTGATCATGACTTATGCACTCTCTGGCTTCGCAAACTTCAGCTCAATTGGAATCCAATTAGGCGGAATTGGCGCCATTGCTCCAGAAAGACGCTCGGACTTAGCTCGTCTGGGACTTCGGGCGATGTTTGGCGGAACCTTAGCAGCCTTCATGACGGCCTGCATCGCAGGTATTCTGTTACCCTCGATTCCAGCACCTGTCGAGAATCGGCCGATCGAACGACCCAACACAGTCTCAACCTCCACGAACTCCGTCAAAATCAAAACGGTTCGGCAACAGGTGATTCAATGTGGTTTCGACGAATTCAGCCGCCTGTGCAACGTCAATCAACAGAATTCTCAAATCAGGAACGAATTCCGAAATGACTTGCCGACAAGCCCCACATGGAGCATGACCGCCCTGAGTGGCTATTGCGAGAATCGAGAATTTACGTTGTCCAAGCGAAACGGCGTTTTGCACCGCGACCCGCTCTGCACAAACCGTCAAGCCAAACGACCCATTCTCCACGTTGCAGCCCGTGTGCAGCGCCCCTTGCTCATCAAGTAACGCCGCCCCGACTGCGAACTGGGAGTACGGTGCATATGCGAACTGTCGAGCGGCTATTGCCGCCTCGACGATCTCTTCAATTCTACCATCACGCGTCATGTTTGATCTTTCGTTGGATATCCCAAAGTGAATCAATGCCAACATCAACAATCATCGATAGTCAATCGTTCAACGATTAACGGCGGTGCGTTTACAATCTGATTCGCTGAGATCGTAATCGCCTGAAGCACCGCATCAGAAACGGCTTCGACAGCCTTGGACCTACCAAAGACTCGGATCATCGGCTGGCCCACTTTCACTTCGTCCCCAATCTTAACCAACACCTCAAAACCGGCTGCCGCATCAATCTGATCGCTAATCACCTTTCTTCCTGCTCCGAGTAAGATAAGTGCATGCCCCAGTTCTCTACCATCAAAGTGGCTAACCCAACCCGCTGTTGTTGCGCAGAGGGTTCGCGGTGGATAACTACCAAATTGCTGATTGAGATTTCCGCCTTGAGCATTGACCATTTCGACAAACTTGTCGTAGGCAGCACCATTTTGAAGCTGTCGATTCAAGAGTTTCATCACTGAATCAGGATCCGTCGTTCTGTCACGGTCTCTCATCAATTCGCCACCCAGTGCAACCACAAGTTCCCTGACTTCGGACGGACCTTCTCCCTGCAAGACTTGAATCGATTCTTGCACCTCCAGCGCGTTGCCCACCATGCGGCCCAGCGGCTGATTCATATCTGAAAGCAACGCGGTTGTCTTGACACCCAGTCGTTCACCCACGCTCACAAGATTTTGTGCGAGATAGCGGGCAGCCTGAGAATCTGCCATGAACGTGCCAGACCCGAATTTGACGTCCAGTACTAAACGGTCAAGAGACT
This region of Pirellulaceae bacterium genomic DNA includes:
- a CDS encoding thymidine phosphorylase — encoded protein: MVIPAKIIARKRDGLELTSDEIAEFVDLYTAGEIPDYQMAALAMAICIRGMTLAETTALTQHKLDSGQRLTWNDNVPKVDKHSTGGLGDKVSLILAPLLASCDLHIPMISGRGLGITGGTLDKLEAIEGFRTTLTIDEIRQQTETVGCVISGANSHLAPADRKLYLLRDVTATIESVPLITASILSKKLAESLDRLVLDVKFGSGTFMADSQAARYLAQNLVSVGERLGVKTTALLSDMNQPLGRMVGNALEVQESIQVLQGEGPSEVRELVVALGGELMRDRDRTTDPDSVMKLLNRQLQNGAAYDKFVEMVNAQGGNLNQQFGSYPPRTLCATTAGWVSHFDGRELGHALILLGAGRKVISDQIDAAAGFEVLVKIGDEVKVGQPMIRVFGRSKAVEAVSDAVLQAITISANQIVNAPPLIVERLTIDDC